The following proteins come from a genomic window of Rutidosis leptorrhynchoides isolate AG116_Rl617_1_P2 chromosome 10, CSIRO_AGI_Rlap_v1, whole genome shotgun sequence:
- the LOC139870315 gene encoding protein ALP1-like: MASYLLSYDSDSEDGRIIALIQHLEDEDDEVESERVPRSRIYIPRNREEAGENLWKDYFSDTPVFPPYKFKRRFRMRIELFLRISQGISNFDSHDTPEHFRFFREHFDAIGRPTFTILQKMTSALRQLAYETAADMFDEYLKMSEQTSILCLDNFCKCIITLYKERYMRSPNAYDVQRLYSKHEEKHDFKGMLESIDCMHWEWKNCPVALKGQYTRGDHKKPTIMLQAVASYDLWIWHAFFEMAGSNNDINVLNQSYVFDKLKKGTSPLAPFEVNGNQYTKGYYLADGIYPDWATLVKGFACPTDDPRIKFTRFQASARKDVARAFGVLQGRYHILRLAARTMSENKMRRVMDCCIILHNMILEDQGFALSDWEEEFITKDMENRPERIPNRGRDQDVIIREIRDRTVHDQLTDDLVEHIWNLMSAFRTMNG; the protein is encoded by the coding sequence ATGGCATCGTATTTACTTAGTTACGATTCCGATTCGGAAGACGGACGTATTATTGCACTAATTCAACATTTAGAAGATGAGGATGACGAAGTCGAATCCGAGCGTGTTCCAAGATCAcgaatttatattccaagaaatCGTGAAGAAGCCGGAGAAAACTTATGGAAGGATTATTTTAGTGACACACCCGTGTTTCCGCCATATAAATTTAAAAGGCGTTTTCGTATGCGGATTGAACTATTTCTCCGAATATCGCAAGGTATTTCTAATTTCGATTCTCATGATACTCCCGAGCATTTTAGATTTTTTAGGGAACATTTTGATGCTAtcggtcggccgacttttacaatatTGCAAAAAATGACTTCGGCTCTACGCCAATTGGCGTATGAAACTGCCGCCGATATGTTTGATGAATATTTAAAAATGAGTGAGCAAACCTCAATACTTTGTTTAGATAACTTTTGTAAATGTATTATTACATTATACAAAGAACGTTACATGAGATCTCCCAATGCATACGATGTTCAACGATTATATAGTAAACATGAGGAGAAACATGATTTTAAGGGTATGCTCGagagtattgattgtatgcattgggagtgGAAGAATTGTCCTGTTGCTTTGAAGGGACAATACACTAGGGGTGATCACAAGAAACCTACCATTATGCTTCAAGCAGTTGCTTCGTATGACTTGTGGATTTGGCATGCATTTTTTGAAATGGCGGGTTCCAACAATGATATAAATGTTTTGAATCAATCCTATGTTTTTGATAAACTTAAAAAAGGAACATCTCCACTAGCACCATTTGAGGTAAACGGTAATCAGTACACAAAAGGCTATTACCTAGCTGACGGTATATATCCTGACTGGGCTACTCTAGTCAAAGGTTTTGCGTGTCCGACAGATGATCCAAGGATTAAGTTTACTAGGTTTCAAGCTAGTGCCCGAAAGGATGTAGCGAGGGCATTTGGGGTTCTTCAAGGTCGATATCATATTTTAAGGTTAGCAGCACGCACTATGTCGGAAAACAAGATGCGGAGAGTTATGGACTGTTGTATCATATTACATAATATGATTTTGGAAGATCAAGGATTTGCGTTAAGTGATTGGGAGGAAGAGTTCATTACCAAAGATATGGAGAATCGTCCAGAACGGATACCGAATAGAGGACGGGATCAAGACGTTATCATCCGAGAAATAAGAGATAGGACGGTGCACGACCAACTAACCGATGATCTAGTTGAGCATATTTGGAACCTTATGTCCGCATTCCGCACCATGAATGGTTAA